One segment of Streptomyces sp. XD-27 DNA contains the following:
- a CDS encoding DUF2550 domain-containing protein, with protein sequence MVLALLVSGVVVTLVLVGLFVFGLRRRLIQRSGGTFDCSLRWNAPEDGAEPSGKGWVYGVARYSGDRIEWFRVFSYAPRPRRILERASIEVLERRAPQGEEELALLSDAVVLACLHSGTRLELAMSEDALTGFLAWLEAAPPGQRVNVA encoded by the coding sequence ATGGTTCTCGCCCTGCTCGTGAGCGGCGTGGTCGTCACGCTGGTTCTGGTGGGACTCTTCGTCTTCGGGCTGCGTCGGAGGCTGATCCAGCGGTCCGGCGGGACGTTCGACTGCAGTCTGCGGTGGAACGCGCCGGAGGACGGGGCCGAGCCCAGCGGCAAGGGCTGGGTGTACGGCGTGGCGCGCTACAGCGGTGACCGGATCGAGTGGTTCCGGGTCTTCTCCTACGCGCCCCGGCCGCGCCGGATCCTGGAGCGTGCCTCCATCGAGGTGCTGGAGCGCCGCGCCCCGCAGGGCGAGGAGGAACTGGCCCTGCTCTCCGACGCCGTCGTGCTGGCCTGTCTCCACAGCGGTACGCGCCTGGAGCTGGCGATGAGCGAGGACGCGCTGACCGGGTTCCTGGCCTGGCTGGAGGCGGCGCCGCCCGGCCAGAGAGTGAACGTGGCTTGA
- a CDS encoding glycosyl hydrolase family 18 protein, which produces MRSGTSLRTKPARHRATAALAALVLPLAGLLGLASAAPSQAAESATATYTKASDWGSGFEGKWTVKNTGTTTLSSWTVEWDFPSGTTVTSAWDADVTGSGTHWTARNKSWNGSLAPGASVTFGFNGTGSGSPTGCKFNGGACDGSSTPGDPDPGDPDPGDPDPGPGPNPSAKVKLGYFTEWGVYGRNYHVKNLVTSGTATKITHINYAFGNVQGGKCAIGDSYAAYDKAYTADQSVDGVADTWDQPLRGNFNQLKKLKAKYPHLKILWSFGGWTWSGGFGQAAQNPAAFAQSCYDLVNDPRWAGLFDGIDLDWEYPNACGLSCDTSGPAAFRNMVQAMRATFGKQLVTAAITADASAGGKIDAADYAGASAYVDFYNVMTYDFFGAWAAQGPTAPHSPLTSYSGIPQQGFDSDAAVRKLKGKGVPSAKLNLGIGFYGRGWTGVTQKEPGGTATGPAPGTYEQGIEDYKELKGRCPANGEVAGTAYAHCGTQWWSYDTPATIAGKMEYVKQQGLGGAFFWEFSGDTGKGELATAIDSGLR; this is translated from the coding sequence GTGAGATCTGGAACCTCCCTACGCACCAAGCCCGCGCGGCACAGAGCCACCGCGGCCCTGGCCGCACTCGTCCTCCCCCTCGCCGGGCTGCTCGGCCTGGCCTCGGCAGCCCCCTCCCAAGCGGCCGAGTCCGCGACCGCCACGTACACCAAGGCATCCGACTGGGGCAGCGGCTTCGAAGGCAAGTGGACGGTGAAGAACACCGGCACCACGACCCTGAGCAGCTGGACCGTCGAGTGGGACTTCCCCTCCGGCACCACGGTCACCTCCGCCTGGGACGCGGACGTCACCGGCTCCGGCACCCACTGGACCGCCAGGAACAAGAGCTGGAACGGCTCCCTCGCCCCCGGCGCCTCCGTGACCTTCGGCTTCAACGGCACGGGCAGCGGCAGCCCCACCGGCTGTAAGTTCAACGGCGGGGCCTGCGACGGCAGTTCCACCCCGGGTGATCCCGATCCGGGCGACCCGGATCCCGGCGACCCGGATCCCGGGCCGGGCCCGAACCCCAGCGCCAAGGTCAAGCTCGGCTACTTCACCGAATGGGGCGTCTACGGCCGCAACTACCACGTGAAGAACCTGGTCACCTCCGGCACGGCCACCAAGATCACCCACATCAACTACGCGTTCGGCAACGTGCAGGGCGGCAAGTGCGCCATCGGTGACTCCTACGCGGCCTACGACAAGGCGTACACCGCCGACCAGAGCGTCGACGGCGTCGCCGACACCTGGGACCAGCCGCTGCGCGGCAACTTCAACCAGCTCAAGAAGCTCAAGGCGAAGTACCCGCACCTCAAGATCCTGTGGTCCTTCGGCGGCTGGACCTGGTCCGGTGGCTTCGGTCAGGCGGCACAGAACCCGGCGGCGTTCGCCCAGTCCTGCTACGACCTGGTCAACGACCCGCGCTGGGCCGGCCTCTTCGACGGCATCGACCTGGACTGGGAGTACCCCAACGCCTGTGGCCTGTCCTGCGACACCAGCGGCCCGGCGGCGTTCAGGAACATGGTGCAGGCGATGCGCGCCACGTTCGGGAAGCAGCTGGTCACCGCGGCCATCACCGCCGACGCCTCGGCCGGCGGCAAGATCGACGCCGCCGACTACGCCGGAGCCTCGGCTTACGTCGACTTCTACAACGTCATGACGTACGACTTCTTCGGCGCCTGGGCGGCCCAGGGCCCGACCGCCCCGCACTCGCCGCTCACCTCCTACAGCGGCATCCCCCAGCAGGGCTTCGACTCCGACGCCGCTGTGCGGAAACTCAAGGGCAAGGGCGTACCGTCGGCCAAGCTGAACCTGGGCATCGGGTTCTACGGACGCGGCTGGACCGGGGTCACCCAGAAGGAGCCCGGCGGCACGGCCACCGGCCCCGCGCCCGGCACGTACGAACAGGGCATCGAGGACTACAAGGAACTCAAGGGCAGGTGCCCCGCCAACGGGGAGGTCGCCGGAACGGCGTACGCCCACTGCGGCACCCAGTGGTGGAGCTACGACACCCCGGCCACCATCGCCGGAAAGATGGAATACGTGAAGCAGCAGGGCCTCGGCGGCGCGTTCTTCTGGGAGTTCAGCGGTGACACCGGCAAGGGTGAGCTGGCCACCGCGATCGACAGCGGACTGCGCTAG
- a CDS encoding response regulator transcription factor — MTIRVLVAEDQTAVRAGLVLILRAADGVAVVGEASDGEEAVRLARELRPDLVLMDVQMPRLDGVSATRQVVGEGLADVLVLTTFDLDEYVFGALRAGAAGFLLKECEAAELVDAVRTVARGEGLIAPSVTRRLIAEFARPLPARAPDAPDPAVLDALTRREREVLGCLGQGLSNAEIGERLSMAEATVKTHVSRLLGKLELRSRVQAAVLAQELGV; from the coding sequence ATGACGATCCGGGTACTCGTCGCCGAGGACCAGACCGCGGTCCGGGCCGGGCTGGTGCTCATCCTGCGCGCGGCCGACGGTGTGGCGGTGGTCGGCGAGGCCTCCGACGGCGAGGAGGCGGTGCGGCTGGCGCGCGAGCTGCGGCCCGACCTGGTGCTGATGGACGTGCAGATGCCGCGCCTGGACGGGGTATCGGCCACCCGCCAGGTGGTCGGCGAGGGGCTGGCCGACGTCCTCGTGCTGACCACCTTCGATCTGGACGAGTACGTCTTCGGGGCGCTGCGGGCGGGGGCCGCCGGGTTCCTGCTCAAGGAATGCGAAGCGGCCGAACTGGTCGACGCGGTACGAACGGTGGCGCGCGGCGAGGGCCTGATCGCCCCGTCCGTGACCCGGCGGCTGATCGCCGAGTTCGCCCGGCCGCTGCCGGCACGCGCCCCGGACGCCCCCGACCCGGCCGTCCTGGACGCGCTCACCCGCCGGGAGCGGGAGGTCCTCGGCTGTCTGGGGCAGGGCCTGTCCAACGCGGAGATCGGCGAACGGCTGTCGATGGCGGAGGCCACGGTCAAGACGCATGTCAGCAGGCTGCTCGGCAAGTTGGAGCTGCGCAGCAGGGTGCAGGCGGCGGTGCTGGCCCAGGAATTGGGCGTCTGA
- a CDS encoding sensor histidine kinase, which produces MPPLPLPRPSREEVLISAAGLLGGLLLWKLGLASTGLLPVLPGWLALVALALMSGAELLRRTAPCAGLAIGSLAFGIDLCAGSLIANVAMFTDLLYAAVLYGPPVAARFLPRATEVFSVLAAAVPLALLREPEALLIGVAAAVVTATPAYTGLIVRNHREAADAARLRAEQTALLAEMDRTQAVTAERARMARELHDMVANHLSAIAIHSTAALSIKDPAASQEALGVIRENSVQGLAEMRRLIGLLRDAGAGTEPAAAPTLDGLDALLRQARTTGEASGLRFRLRDERPEGSARLPAPVELAAYRIVQEALTNALKHAAPGEVLVELAREGDAARDRPTARATDGRGPLRVRVTTRFGDRPGPRAPGSGAGLVGMRERVALLRGEFEAGPVTGPDGRIWEVRAVLPVEEGDDRT; this is translated from the coding sequence ATGCCGCCGCTCCCTCTCCCCCGCCCGAGCCGGGAGGAGGTGCTCATCTCCGCCGCCGGGCTGCTCGGCGGCCTGCTGCTGTGGAAGCTCGGGCTGGCCAGCACCGGGCTACTCCCCGTGCTGCCCGGGTGGCTCGCGCTGGTCGCGCTGGCCCTCATGTCCGGCGCCGAACTCCTGCGCCGCACGGCTCCGTGCGCGGGCCTGGCCATCGGGTCCCTGGCCTTCGGAATCGACCTCTGCGCCGGTTCCCTGATCGCGAACGTCGCGATGTTCACGGATCTGCTGTACGCGGCCGTGCTGTACGGGCCGCCCGTCGCGGCCCGCTTCCTGCCCCGGGCCACCGAAGTCTTCTCCGTCCTGGCCGCCGCCGTCCCGCTGGCGCTGCTGCGGGAGCCCGAGGCGCTCCTCATCGGCGTCGCCGCGGCCGTCGTCACCGCCACCCCCGCGTACACCGGCCTGATCGTCCGCAATCACCGCGAGGCCGCCGACGCCGCGCGGCTGCGCGCCGAACAGACCGCCCTGCTCGCCGAGATGGACCGCACCCAGGCGGTGACGGCCGAGCGCGCCAGGATGGCGCGCGAGCTGCACGACATGGTCGCCAACCATCTGTCCGCCATCGCCATCCACTCCACCGCGGCGCTGTCCATCAAGGATCCGGCGGCCAGCCAGGAGGCGCTCGGCGTCATCCGGGAGAACAGCGTGCAGGGCCTGGCCGAGATGCGCCGTCTCATCGGACTGCTGCGGGACGCGGGCGCCGGCACCGAACCGGCCGCCGCCCCCACCCTCGACGGCCTGGACGCACTGCTGCGGCAGGCCCGCACCACCGGCGAGGCCAGCGGGCTGCGGTTCCGGCTGCGGGACGAGCGGCCGGAAGGATCGGCGAGGCTGCCCGCCCCGGTGGAACTGGCCGCGTACCGCATCGTCCAGGAGGCCCTGACCAACGCGCTCAAGCACGCCGCGCCCGGCGAGGTCCTGGTGGAGCTGGCCCGCGAAGGGGATGCCGCGCGGGACCGGCCGACGGCCCGCGCCACGGACGGCCGCGGCCCGCTGCGGGTGCGGGTGACCACCCGGTTCGGGGACCGCCCGGGCCCCCGCGCGCCCGGCTCCGGCGCCGGTCTCGTCGGCATGCGGGAGCGGGTGGCGCTGCTGCGCGGGGAGTTCGAAGCCGGACCCGTGACCGGGCCGGACGGCAGGATCTGGGAGGTACGGGCCGTGCTGCCCGTCGAGGAAGGAGACGACCGCACATGA
- a CDS encoding cob(I)yrinic acid a,c-diamide adenosyltransferase, whose translation MVNLTRIYTRTGDKGTTALGDMSRTAKTDLRISAYADANEANAAIGVAIALGNLPAEVTTVLVRVQNDLFDVGADLSTPVVENPKYPPLRVEQSYIDKLEADCDRFLADLEKLRSFILPGGTPGAALLHQACTVVRRAERSTWAALAEYEDVMNPLTATYLNRLSDLLFILARTANKELGDVLWVPGENR comes from the coding sequence ATGGTCAATCTCACCCGCATCTATACGCGTACCGGGGACAAGGGCACCACCGCCCTCGGTGACATGAGCCGCACCGCCAAGACCGACCTGCGGATCTCCGCGTACGCCGACGCGAACGAGGCGAACGCCGCGATCGGGGTGGCCATCGCCCTCGGCAACCTGCCGGCCGAGGTCACCACGGTCCTGGTCCGCGTGCAGAACGACCTGTTCGACGTCGGCGCGGACCTGTCGACGCCGGTGGTGGAGAACCCCAAGTACCCGCCGCTGCGCGTCGAGCAGAGCTATATCGACAAGCTGGAGGCGGACTGCGACCGGTTCCTGGCCGACCTGGAGAAGCTGCGCAGCTTCATCCTCCCCGGCGGCACGCCCGGCGCGGCGCTGCTGCACCAGGCATGCACGGTGGTCCGGCGCGCCGAGCGCTCCACGTGGGCGGCGCTCGCCGAGTACGAGGACGTCATGAACCCCCTCACGGCCACCTACCTGAACCGTCTGTCCGACCTGCTGTTCATCCTCGCGCGCACCGCCAACAAGGAACTGGGGGACGTCCTCTGGGTCCCGGGCGAGAACCGCTGA
- a CDS encoding ABC transporter permease, with the protein MRHVASDTLLVFGRYGRQTLRSKLGLVFGLLQPLLFLVFFGPLLKDVPLGGRGDSWQTLVPGLLVQLGLFSAAFAGFAILLEKQWGVIERMQVTPVSRLALLMGRVLKDVVALFVQSLLLVLVAVAMGLRAPLFGVLLGFLFVGTLTISLASLSYALAMRVSTPQEFAPVINAVNLPAMLLSGILLPMALAPDWLDTVSHFVPFRYLVDGVRAAFVGDYGDGKVALAALVAAALAVVSVTIGTRLFRKSGA; encoded by the coding sequence ATGCGCCACGTCGCCTCCGACACCCTTCTGGTCTTCGGCCGCTACGGCCGCCAGACGCTGCGCTCCAAACTCGGCCTCGTCTTCGGGCTGCTGCAACCCCTGCTCTTCCTCGTCTTCTTCGGCCCGCTGCTGAAGGACGTGCCGCTCGGCGGGCGGGGCGACTCGTGGCAGACACTCGTGCCCGGTCTGCTCGTCCAGCTCGGCCTGTTCTCCGCCGCCTTCGCGGGCTTCGCCATCCTGCTCGAGAAGCAGTGGGGCGTCATCGAACGGATGCAGGTCACCCCCGTCAGTCGGCTGGCCCTGCTGATGGGCCGGGTACTCAAGGACGTCGTCGCCCTCTTCGTGCAATCGCTGCTGCTGGTGCTCGTCGCCGTCGCGATGGGGCTGCGCGCCCCGCTGTTCGGCGTGCTCCTCGGCTTCCTCTTCGTCGGCACGCTCACCATCTCGCTCGCCTCGCTGTCGTACGCGCTGGCCATGCGCGTCAGCACCCCGCAGGAGTTCGCCCCCGTCATCAACGCCGTCAACCTGCCCGCGATGCTGCTCTCCGGGATCCTGCTGCCCATGGCGCTCGCGCCGGACTGGCTGGACACCGTCTCCCACTTCGTGCCGTTCCGCTATCTCGTCGACGGCGTACGGGCGGCCTTCGTCGGCGACTACGGGGACGGGAAGGTCGCGCTCGCCGCCCTGGTCGCCGCCGCGCTGGCCGTGGTCTCCGTGACGATCGGCACCCGGCTGTTCCGGAAGTCCGGGGCGTAG
- a CDS encoding ABC transporter ATP-binding protein: MPNQPCITTSGLARTFPTKRGPVEAVRGIDLTVERGEILGFLGPNGAGKTTTLRMLTTLLAPTGGRATVAGHDLARDPAGVRMKIGYVAQSGGVAPDISVREELVTQGRLYRLTKAQAAARAEELAADLDLTGLLDRKCAALSGGQRRRLDIAMGLTHRPEILFLDEPTTGLDPGSRADLWALIRRLRAEQRMTVFLTTHYLDEADALADRLVVVDGGRVVAEGTPERLKAEYGGSPEASLQDAFIAITGRRTTPRDAAPVAV, translated from the coding sequence ATGCCGAACCAGCCCTGCATCACCACCTCCGGGCTCGCCCGGACCTTCCCGACCAAGCGCGGCCCCGTCGAAGCGGTCCGCGGGATCGACCTGACCGTCGAGCGCGGCGAGATCCTCGGCTTCCTCGGCCCCAACGGAGCGGGCAAGACCACCACCTTGCGGATGCTCACCACGCTGCTCGCCCCCACCGGCGGCCGCGCGACCGTCGCCGGGCACGACCTGGCCCGCGACCCCGCGGGAGTACGGATGAAGATCGGGTACGTCGCCCAGTCCGGCGGCGTCGCCCCCGACATCTCCGTACGAGAGGAACTGGTCACCCAGGGCCGCCTGTACCGGCTGACCAAGGCGCAGGCCGCCGCCCGTGCCGAGGAACTGGCGGCCGACCTCGACCTGACCGGGCTGCTGGACCGCAAGTGCGCCGCCCTGTCCGGCGGTCAGCGCCGCCGCCTGGACATCGCCATGGGCCTCACCCACCGGCCCGAGATCCTCTTCCTGGACGAGCCGACGACCGGGCTGGACCCCGGCAGCCGCGCCGACCTGTGGGCGCTGATCCGCCGACTCCGCGCCGAGCAGCGCATGACCGTCTTCCTGACCACCCACTACCTCGACGAGGCCGACGCGCTCGCCGACCGGCTCGTCGTCGTCGACGGCGGCCGGGTCGTCGCCGAAGGCACCCCCGAGCGGCTCAAGGCGGAGTACGGCGGCTCGCCCGAGGCCAGCCTCCAGGACGCCTTCATCGCCATCACCGGACGCCGCACCACGCCACGGGACGCCGCCCCCGTCGCCGTCTGA
- a CDS encoding TetR/AcrR family transcriptional regulator, whose protein sequence is MTGTARAEGLRERKKRQTRQRIADIATGLFLERGFEAVTIAEVAEAAEVSVNTVYNYFPAKEDLFFDRQEEKVQHLSRVIEAREAGESAARAVLRDLRTSLEEKTADGLRPEFRRFVQVIRESAALTARVTLMHELICHAVYDTLREETGAGPDDPLPRLIANQLSWVSSVVQNSVIRLVAAGRDPDDVAREALGRLDLLEAMLGELTLNYAVKNTP, encoded by the coding sequence ATGACCGGCACCGCGCGCGCAGAAGGACTCAGGGAGCGGAAGAAGCGGCAGACCAGGCAGCGCATCGCGGACATCGCGACCGGGCTGTTCCTGGAACGCGGCTTCGAGGCGGTGACGATCGCCGAGGTCGCCGAGGCCGCCGAGGTGTCCGTCAACACCGTCTACAACTACTTCCCGGCAAAGGAGGACCTGTTCTTCGACCGGCAGGAGGAGAAGGTCCAGCACCTGTCGCGCGTCATCGAGGCGCGCGAGGCGGGGGAGTCCGCCGCCCGCGCCGTCCTGCGCGACCTGCGGACAAGCCTTGAGGAGAAGACTGCCGACGGACTGCGGCCGGAGTTCCGGCGCTTCGTCCAGGTCATCCGCGAATCGGCCGCCCTGACGGCCCGTGTGACCCTCATGCACGAGCTCATCTGCCACGCGGTGTACGACACCCTCCGGGAGGAGACCGGCGCCGGTCCGGACGACCCGCTGCCCCGGCTCATCGCCAATCAGCTCTCCTGGGTCTCCTCCGTCGTCCAGAACAGCGTGATACGGCTGGTCGCGGCCGGCCGTGACCCCGACGACGTGGCCCGGGAGGCGCTCGGCAGACTCGACCTCCTGGAGGCGATGCTGGGCGAGCTCACTCTCAACTATGCGGTGAAGAACACACCGTGA
- a CDS encoding 3-hydroxyacyl-CoA dehydrogenase family protein, giving the protein MAKKLAVIGAGLMGSGIAQVSAQAGYDVILRDVTDEALARGIGGIEASYEKFVSKGKLAADAAEQALARITTTTDLDAAADADIVVEAVFEKIEVKQEIFRTLDGLVKDETVLASNTSAIPITKIAAATQRPERVVGTHFFSPVPMMQLCELVRGYKTSDETLAAARAFAEGVGKTCIVVNRDVAGFVTTRLISALVVEAAKLYESGVASAEDIDIACKLGFGHAMGPLATTDLTGVDILLHATGNIYTETQDEKFAPPEIMRRMVDAGDIGRKSGQGFYQY; this is encoded by the coding sequence GTGGCGAAGAAGCTCGCCGTCATCGGAGCCGGACTGATGGGGTCCGGCATCGCGCAGGTCTCGGCCCAGGCCGGGTACGACGTGATCCTGCGCGACGTCACGGACGAGGCCCTCGCCCGGGGGATCGGCGGCATCGAGGCGTCGTACGAGAAGTTCGTCTCCAAGGGCAAGCTGGCCGCCGACGCCGCCGAGCAGGCCCTGGCCCGGATCACCACCACCACCGACCTGGACGCGGCCGCCGACGCGGACATCGTCGTCGAGGCCGTCTTCGAGAAGATCGAGGTCAAGCAGGAGATCTTCCGCACCCTCGACGGCCTGGTGAAGGACGAGACCGTCCTCGCGTCCAACACCTCCGCCATCCCGATCACCAAGATCGCGGCGGCCACGCAGCGCCCGGAGCGGGTCGTCGGCACCCACTTCTTCTCGCCCGTGCCGATGATGCAGCTGTGCGAGCTGGTGCGCGGCTACAAGACCAGCGACGAGACGCTCGCCGCCGCCCGCGCGTTCGCCGAGGGCGTCGGCAAGACCTGCATCGTGGTCAACCGCGATGTCGCGGGTTTCGTCACCACCCGGCTGATCTCGGCACTCGTCGTGGAGGCGGCCAAGCTCTACGAGTCGGGCGTCGCCAGCGCCGAGGACATCGACATCGCCTGCAAGCTGGGCTTCGGCCACGCCATGGGGCCGCTGGCCACCACCGACCTCACCGGCGTGGACATCCTGCTGCACGCCACCGGCAACATCTACACCGAGACCCAGGACGAGAAGTTCGCGCCGCCGGAGATCATGCGCCGGATGGTCGACGCGGGGGACATCGGCCGCAAGAGCGGGCAGGGCTTCTACCAGTACTGA
- a CDS encoding STAS domain-containing protein gives MYIRGDHAELVVGGRLDVRSAADARTVLHRAVDSGRGDLVLDLSALDSWDATGLGVIMGAHRRAGRAGRRLVLRGVPPQMQRLLVATRLHRILAIEGGLEAESLPRV, from the coding sequence ATGTACATCAGGGGCGACCACGCCGAGCTGGTCGTCGGGGGCCGCCTCGACGTCCGAAGCGCGGCGGACGCCCGTACGGTCCTGCACAGGGCCGTCGACTCCGGCCGCGGCGACCTGGTGCTCGACCTTTCCGCACTGGACTCGTGGGACGCCACCGGGCTCGGCGTCATCATGGGGGCGCACCGCCGGGCCGGACGAGCGGGCCGCAGGCTCGTCCTGCGCGGGGTGCCGCCCCAGATGCAGCGCCTGCTCGTGGCCACCCGCCTGCACCGGATCCTCGCGATCGAAGGCGGCCTGGAGGCGGAGTCCCTGCCACGCGTGTGA
- a CDS encoding ATP-binding protein, giving the protein MEPTNMGPDEHGHDDPGRAGDGGPAPLPPRDLSPPPGVARTARIVTGDHVLTVNPVDGSEIEPCAPGERPELPGRRDARDRAELTRAATPPPLLTPAASGAPGPDAPMLERNEERVRLGRLLSRGRSVRVTGPSGAGRTVLLDAVAADCEDLAPDGVVRLCGRHRTPTDLLYELYAAVHDAPDYRPDRDGLLAAVAEIGAVVVLDDVEFGGTALDEFLDATPECAFLISTTPDVAAPSADSHLEELFLGGLSRTACLELLEHSVQRPLTEDEANWAADLWFESEGLPLRFVQAGALLRLGAPAGPGEPRGGALPSLADGAAPAALLASRLGEAARDTLRLAVAIGGEVPAQAHLPALSGDTHADAAVSELAACGLITAAGPCYRLAAGVAAQLSGAGYADEAPAHAQRLAQHYSWWTGHPSVSPDRVARESDAILATLTALMAGQEAGHSSAAVLLARTAAPALATALHWSAWERTLRHGQAAARLAGEVAEQAYFHHELGVLALCTGNLDRARAELEASIGLRGVLADKRGAVAGRRALALVADRTARPVPPAPAGAPGDAPTEELPPTPIAPAAPVAPTSAYPASATETTAATEPLGAVPPAEFGTVPPSAAAAGGSKKRGLGLPLAAVAVGARRNMVAAGAGALLVAVLGTVVTLGLTSDDDEPPANTNRPDRSTSQPDDANNSGLPEDDTPAGTTGGPRPGTSGHPATSASPGTPGSDGTSGAPTTGAPSTSGDPSSPSTTRPPSSSKPPSTTKPPSTTKPPTTTKPPTTTKPPTTKPPTTSPTPTPTSTATSAPTNGASTTASGAAPSSAPTGSGSPA; this is encoded by the coding sequence ATGGAGCCGACGAATATGGGACCGGACGAGCACGGGCACGACGACCCGGGCCGCGCAGGCGACGGCGGCCCCGCGCCGCTCCCGCCCCGGGACCTGTCGCCGCCACCCGGCGTCGCCCGGACCGCACGCATCGTCACCGGCGACCACGTCCTGACCGTCAACCCCGTCGACGGCAGCGAGATAGAGCCCTGCGCACCCGGGGAGCGCCCCGAGCTCCCCGGCCGCCGGGACGCCCGCGATCGGGCCGAGCTGACGCGCGCCGCCACCCCGCCGCCGCTGCTGACCCCGGCCGCCTCCGGCGCCCCCGGACCCGACGCGCCGATGCTGGAGCGGAACGAGGAGCGCGTACGCCTGGGCCGGCTGCTCTCCCGAGGCCGCTCGGTACGGGTCACCGGCCCCTCCGGTGCCGGCCGCACCGTCCTGCTGGACGCCGTCGCCGCCGACTGCGAGGACCTGGCCCCCGACGGCGTCGTACGCCTCTGCGGCCGCCACCGCACCCCGACCGACCTGCTGTACGAGCTCTACGCCGCCGTCCACGACGCCCCCGACTACCGGCCGGACCGGGACGGGCTGCTCGCGGCCGTCGCCGAGATCGGCGCCGTCGTGGTCCTGGACGACGTCGAGTTCGGCGGCACGGCGCTGGACGAGTTCCTCGACGCCACCCCCGAGTGCGCCTTCCTGATCTCCACCACTCCCGACGTCGCCGCCCCGTCCGCCGACTCCCACCTGGAGGAGCTGTTCCTCGGCGGCCTCAGCCGCACCGCCTGCCTGGAGCTGCTCGAGCACTCCGTGCAGCGGCCGCTGACGGAGGACGAGGCGAACTGGGCCGCCGACCTGTGGTTCGAGTCCGAGGGACTGCCGCTGCGCTTCGTCCAGGCCGGTGCCCTGCTGCGGCTGGGAGCACCCGCCGGGCCCGGAGAGCCCCGCGGCGGCGCCCTGCCCTCACTGGCCGACGGCGCCGCCCCCGCCGCACTGCTCGCCTCCCGGCTCGGCGAGGCGGCGCGCGACACCCTGCGGCTGGCGGTCGCCATCGGCGGCGAGGTCCCGGCCCAGGCGCACCTGCCCGCCCTGTCCGGCGACACCCACGCCGACGCGGCCGTCTCCGAGCTCGCCGCCTGCGGCCTGATCACCGCCGCCGGCCCCTGCTACCGGCTCGCGGCCGGGGTCGCGGCGCAGCTCAGCGGCGCCGGGTACGCCGACGAGGCCCCCGCGCACGCGCAGCGCCTGGCCCAGCACTACTCCTGGTGGACCGGGCACCCCTCCGTCAGCCCCGACCGGGTCGCCCGGGAGTCCGACGCGATCCTGGCCACCCTCACCGCCCTCATGGCCGGGCAGGAGGCGGGGCACTCCAGCGCCGCCGTGCTGCTGGCCCGTACGGCGGCGCCCGCGCTGGCCACCGCGCTGCACTGGAGCGCCTGGGAGCGGACCCTGCGGCACGGCCAGGCGGCCGCGCGGCTGGCGGGCGAGGTCGCCGAGCAGGCGTACTTCCACCACGAACTGGGCGTGCTCGCCCTGTGCACCGGCAACCTGGACCGGGCGCGGGCCGAGCTGGAGGCGTCCATCGGGCTGCGCGGCGTCCTCGCCGACAAGCGCGGCGCGGTCGCGGGCCGCCGGGCGCTCGCGCTGGTGGCCGACCGCACGGCCCGGCCGGTGCCGCCGGCCCCCGCGGGCGCACCCGGCGACGCGCCCACCGAGGAACTGCCGCCGACCCCCATCGCCCCCGCGGCCCCGGTCGCCCCCACGTCCGCGTATCCGGCCTCCGCGACGGAGACGACGGCCGCCACCGAGCCGCTCGGCGCCGTGCCCCCGGCGGAGTTCGGCACCGTGCCGCCGTCCGCGGCCGCCGCGGGGGGCTCCAAGAAGCGCGGCCTCGGCCTGCCGCTGGCCGCGGTGGCGGTCGGCGCCCGGCGCAACATGGTCGCGGCGGGCGCGGGCGCCCTGCTGGTCGCCGTCCTCGGCACCGTCGTCACCCTCGGCCTCACCTCGGACGACGACGAGCCGCCCGCGAACACGAACCGGCCGGACCGCTCGACCTCCCAGCCCGACGACGCGAACAACTCGGGCCTGCCGGAGGACGACACGCCCGCCGGCACCACCGGCGGCCCCCGCCCGGGCACCAGTGGCCATCCGGCGACGTCGGCGTCCCCCGGAACGCCCGGCAGCGACGGCACGAGCGGGGCGCCGACCACAGGTGCTCCCTCGACGAGCGGGGACCCGTCGTCCCCGAGCACGACCCGCCCGCCGTCGTCGTCCAAGCCGCCGTCCACGACGAAGCCGCCGTCCACGACGAAGCCCCCGACCACCACCAAGCCCCCGACGACGACCAAGCCGCCGACGACGAAGCCGCCGACGACGTCGCCGACCCCGACCCCCACCAGCACGGCCACGTCCGCACCCACGAACGGCGCCTCGACCACGGCCAGCGGTGCGGCCCCCAGTTCGGCCCCGACCGGCTCGGGCTCCCCGGCCTGA